aaatataaaaatataaatgtaactGATATATTACTAAATTTGAGAatacttaataaaaaaattaaagaatgtttCAATAGAGAGGTTTTGAAACTcatatgaaggaaaaatattaacagaGGAAGTTAAAATTAATTATTGGTGAATTTTTCCCTATTACCTTTCAGTGGAAGCAGTTGAGTTTAATTGACAATGGCACAGAATGAGACAACAGTTACAGACTTTGTACTCCTGGGACTCTTCCCTGGCATGAAGCATGCTGACATCCTCATCGGTGTGGTCATCCTCATCTATGCTTCTGCCCTTGCAGGGAATTCCACCCTGATTCTCCTCATCCTGGTGGATTCCCGcctccacacacccatgtacttcctTCTCAGCCAGCTGTCCCTCATCGACTTGCTCTTTATCTCCACCACTGTCCCCAAGATGGCCATTGACTTTTTCTCAGGGAAGAGAAACATCTCAGACACAGCCTGTGGGGtgcagatatttttctttctgatgctGGGGGGAGCCGAGTGCATTCTCCTGACCCTCATGGCCTGTGATCGCTACATGGCCATCTGCCGTCCTCTGAGATACCCAGTCATCATGAGCCAGAGGGTCTGCCAGAAGATGGTGATGGGGTCCTGGGCTGGGGGTGCCCTCAATGCTCTAGTCCAGGCAGCCTACACCATGCACTTACCTAAGTGTGGCCGCAAGGAGATAGAACACTTCTTCTGTGAGGTCATGGCGGTCTTGAGATTCTCCTGTGAGGATACCTCTGCATACAAGTTAACAATACTTGTGGTGGGCATTGTGATACTCCTTATTCCCCTTATCACCATCTTTTCCTCCTACACCATCATCTTCTTCACTGTTCTCCGCATGAATTCCCCCAAGGGGAGGAACAAAGCTCTGGCCACTTGTTCTTCCCACCTGATGGTTGTGGGCCTCTTTTATGGCCCCGCCAGCTTCACCTACATGACTCCTGGTTCCTCACACAGCTCCCTTCAGGACAAGGCTGTGTCAGTGTTCTTCTCAATTGTCACCCCTACACTGAACCCCTTTATTTATAGCCTGAGAAACAAGGATGTTTGGGCAGCATTGAGGAAGATACTGCAAAGGTGTCTCTTCTAAAGTTAGGACCCCCAATTTTTGTATTTCACATCATCTTATGAATATCATGTTATGTTTGTGAAATCAATAAATACTTGTAATATTTCTGtttcctatctctaaatatttcTGTTCTAAAATGATTTGAGTTGATAGGTTTTGTGGGCTACACAAATGTAACACATTTTATCAAGTGAAATTAATGTTCATATATTACAGtcagaaacaatttaaaaaatttctggtacctttgctttttacttttctttaaatgtgtttaGTCTGAGTTAAAAATCTTTATGAGCTTATAAGATGTATTGgtaattgtttctttctttcctgtagaTCTATTTTGAAAAGGGCATGTAAAAATTACTTCACAAGAGAGTAATAAAATCTCCTTGGCTGTGAAATAgtatattaaaatacattatttcagcTATGAATGATTCacctgtaggtttttttttttaaaacaatacaatggaaacattttaaaaagtatgttaaTTTCAGcatacaataaatatatttaatagtcaaattaaaaggaaaacttaaACATAACAATTGTTAGATTATGATTATTAAAGAGTAAATATTATTTAGGTAGATAGCATAATGCTAATGCTActatgttaaaagaaataaggagGTCAAACTGATCACTAGTCTCAATACACAACATGAACTATTTGCCAAAGACATCCTGCATTATCAATCATCATTTCACTGTTCCTTTAATTTTTTGTGCCAtagctcttccttttttcttgccctgcatGTTATCCTAGAGCTCCTCTTCTGGGATCACAGCATCCTTCACTTTGGATAACTGTTCCTTTCTATGTCTGCATAGATCTAGTATAACAATCAGAAACCCTCTACTACCTCTGACCCCAACTGTGGCATCTAAATCACAGGTATTTATTGATTTGTCAAACATTACACAATATACATTAGTGTAAATTGGGTTCATGATTCCAATCTGGGAGTTTCCTGGAATTTCTCAACTGGATGAATGGTGACCCACTCTTTCACTTGGATCAAAGATAGCCAGAATGTGACTGAAGAACTACTATGAGATGAATTTCCAGTCAAAGGGAAGAAGTACCTAACTCCAGTAGAAGATGTTGCTACTAGTATACAAATATAAGTCAAGATGGAAGACAAAGTGTGTGTGATTGATTAAAGAGACTGAAAGTAGAGTTACAATATCTGCATCCAGCAGTGCCTTGGCCTTGTTCAGGTTTGATGACTGATATGAAGCCCTTCTTGAGAGCTTTGCCACAGTGATTGGCTATTTTCATGTGTGCATTTGTTCCATCAGTCTGGGTCCTGGGGTAGAAAGTAATAATTTAAGTTGTCATACAGTTTTGTATGGATTTATCCCCAAAATAGATCCAGGTTCAAGCACAAATGTACAGGTTGCTTATTTGGAATAGAATCC
This region of Tamandua tetradactyla isolate mTamTet1 chromosome 20, mTamTet1.pri, whole genome shotgun sequence genomic DNA includes:
- the LOC143664773 gene encoding olfactory receptor 2T27-like yields the protein MAQNETTVTDFVLLGLFPGMKHADILIGVVILIYASALAGNSTLILLILVDSRLHTPMYFLLSQLSLIDLLFISTTVPKMAIDFFSGKRNISDTACGVQIFFFLMLGGAECILLTLMACDRYMAICRPLRYPVIMSQRVCQKMVMGSWAGGALNALVQAAYTMHLPKCGRKEIEHFFCEVMAVLRFSCEDTSAYKLTILVVGIVILLIPLITIFSSYTIIFFTVLRMNSPKGRNKALATCSSHLMVVGLFYGPASFTYMTPGSSHSSLQDKAVSVFFSIVTPTLNPFIYSLRNKDVWAALRKILQRCLF